Sequence from the Natronomonas marina genome:
TTCCTCGGTCACGACCAGTTCCAGCCAGGAGTGCCGCCGGAGGTGGTCCAGCGCCGCCCGGGCGGCGCCGCCGACCAGCAGGTCCGCCGCGAGCACGTCCGCGTCGGCGACGACCCGCGTCGGGTCCGGCCCGCCGTCACCGGTCATCCCGGCGCTCCTCGAGGGCCGCGACGACGTCCTCGACGGTCACCTCGTGGTCGGCGCCCCGCTCGAACAGTTCGCGCCACGACATGGTCGACGATTGGGGGCCGACTCATCTAAAGCCCCGCGTCCGGGCGAGCCACCAGGCGGCGCCGGCGACGAACGCGACGCCGACGTTCGTCAGGACCGCGAGGACGCCGACGGCCACCACGAACCCCCGGCGGTCGGTCGCTTGGAGGGCGACCCGGGCCAGCGAGACGGCGACGACGACGAGAAGGACGCCCAGCAGTGCCATCGGGAAGGCCTCGAACACGCCGGAAACGACCGCGAGGCCGCCGTACAGACAGCCGGCGACGACGTTTGCGGTCGCCGTCCGGGCACCGAAGGCATGCTTGCCGGCTAGCCCGCCGGAGCCGTGACACATGGGCACGGCCCCGAGCGGGACCGCGAGGAGGTTCATCGCGCCCATGCTCTCGGCGAGGCGGTCCGGCGAGACGTCGGCCTCGTAGAGGTCCGACAGCAGGAGCGACGTGGCGACGGCGGCGTTGCCGACCGTCATCGCCAGTTGCGCGACGGCCCCCTCGACGACCCCGAGCGACAGCGTCGGCCCGCCGGCCGGGAAGAGGCCGACCGCCGGCAGCGAGACCGGGGGCACGCCGGCGACGGCGACGGCCCACAGGAGGCCGACCGAGAGGACGACGACGGCCACGGCCCGCGGCGAGACGACGGCCACAGCGGCGGCGAGGGCGACCCCTGCGACCGCGACCGTCGGCGACGCGACCACGAGGTCGGCGGCCGCGACGACGAGCAGGCAGGCGACGGCGAACTGGACGCCGCGGACGACGGGTTCGCCGACGACCGACGCGAGTCGCGACAGCAGGCCGAACCGCCCCGCGGCCAGCAGGACGCCGCCCGCGAGCAGGCCGGCCGCAATCAGGTCGCCGTAGCCGATGGCGCCGGCGATGGCCAGCCCCGCCAACGCCTTCATCGGTTCGACGGAGAGCGGCACGCCGTAGACGGCGCCCCAGACGACCTGAAAGACCGCGAAGCCGGCGAGGACCTGCGGCAGCGACGCCGGCGTCAGGACTCCGAGGGCGGCCACGAGCGGCAGGACGGTAACGGAATCCCCTATCGCGCCGGTGAGTTCGCCGGCGCTCATCCCGAACCGGCGTCGCTCCGGAAGCGCCGTCGCCATACCCCGGTCTTCCCGCCGGGAACGTATGTCGTTTGCCAGCAACTCCGCGCCGTTTCGAATCGGTGATTCGAACCCGGTTCCGGTTACGTCCGGTCGCCGGCGGGCCCCGGTCGAACCGGAGGCCGGAGCCGGGTATGCCCGCCCCACGACACGCCGCTCGTCGCGGGTCACACGCCCGTCTGACGCGGATTTATGTGCCCGCCCGCCATGCGACCCGATGGGCGCGCA
This genomic interval carries:
- a CDS encoding putative sulfate/molybdate transporter, with the translated sequence MATALPERRRFGMSAGELTGAIGDSVTVLPLVAALGVLTPASLPQVLAGFAVFQVVWGAVYGVPLSVEPMKALAGLAIAGAIGYGDLIAAGLLAGGVLLAAGRFGLLSRLASVVGEPVVRGVQFAVACLLVVAAADLVVASPTVAVAGVALAAAVAVVSPRAVAVVVLSVGLLWAVAVAGVPPVSLPAVGLFPAGGPTLSLGVVEGAVAQLAMTVGNAAVATSLLLSDLYEADVSPDRLAESMGAMNLLAVPLGAVPMCHGSGGLAGKHAFGARTATANVVAGCLYGGLAVVSGVFEAFPMALLGVLLVVVAVSLARVALQATDRRGFVVAVGVLAVLTNVGVAFVAGAAWWLARTRGFR